Proteins encoded in a region of the Cheilinus undulatus linkage group 8, ASM1832078v1, whole genome shotgun sequence genome:
- the LOC121513297 gene encoding uncharacterized protein LOC121513297: MNNVADWVLQNRDKIEKGVAIMGQASEVLAATVGQLHPVLEAVFVASAELLSNPDSSEARYLTQQFEMVNQKLEGIQDEIDKIALELQRTSLNKQNFDREAQMISQYEKFQDFVNAKPKFKEKKMEKFLSHYENTEGDLNLDALYNAVTGENTSGDPMLETIVATEKRSRRAVEDFCARLKKLFVVGIIAVMGHAALKEGAVGEEMVKKWKDRMEDVEKRMKAAVDECTEKFPDQAKIDMEHILQENPGTVDQEFTQSLLDALVKKYDWVNWSVRAFKNREKIFFFNWLAGKKCHGSGGTNWFDFLTKNNVKVVVSFCVDPKPINKSEIQETIENRKLKGNMMGLALSLNTSFPNCLVHAVSHYKEVVESNNFQEDCYYYGKHKRAHLCLHSE; encoded by the coding sequence ATGAACAACGTGGCTGACTGGGTCCTGCAGAACAGGGACAAGATTGAGAAAGGTGTGGCGATCATGGGGCAAGCCTCCGAGGTGCTCGCTGCCACTGTAGGCCAGCTTCATCCCGTCTTGGAGGCCGTGTTTGTTGCCTCTGCTGAGTTACTCAGCAATCCGGACAGCTCTGAGGCCCGCTACCTGACTCAGCAGTTTGAGATGGTCAACCAAAAGCTCGAGGGAATTCAGGATGAGATTGATAAAATCGCCTTGGAGCTGCAGAGGACGTCTTTGAACAAGCAGAACTTCGATCGAGAGGCGCAGATGATCAGCCAGTACGAGAAGTTCCAGGACTTCGTCAATGCCAAGCCAAAGTTCAAGGAGAAGAAGATGGAGAAGTTCCTCAGCCATTACGAGAACACAGAAGGCGACTTGAACTTGGACGCCCTCTACAATGCTGTCACCGGGGAGAACACCTCCGGGGACCCCATGCTGGAAACCATCGTTGCCACAGAGAAGAGAAGCAGGAGGGCAGTGGAGGACTTCTGCGCCCGGCTGAAGAAGCTCTTTGTCGTGGGCATCATCGCCGTCATGGGCCACGCCGCCCTCAAAGAAGGAGCGGTGGGGGAGGAGATGGTGAAGAAGTGGAAGGACCGCATGGAGGACGTTGAGAAACGGATGAAAGCGGCCGTGGATGAGTGTACAGAGAAATTTCCAGATCAAGCCAAAATAGACATGGAGCACATACTCCAGGAAAACCCTGGCACGGTGGACCAGGAGTTCACCCAGTCTCTCCTGGATGCTCTTGTCAAGAAATACGACTGGGTGAACTGGTCCGTCAGAGCCTTCAAAAACAGGGAGAAGATCTTCTTTTTCAACTGGCTGGCAGGAAAGAAGTGCCATGGAAGCGGGGGCACCAACTGGTTTGACTTTCTGACCAAGAATAATGTCAAAGTGGTGGTCTCTTTCTGTGTCGACCCCAAGCCCATCAACAAGTCTGAGATCCAGGAGACAATCGAGAACAGGAAGCTGAAGGGGAACATGATGGGTCTGGCTCTGTCTTTGAACACAAGCTTCCCCAACTGCCTGGTTCACGCTGTCAGCCATtacaaggaggtggtggagtctAACAACTTCCAAGAGGATTGCTACTACTACGGGAAACACAAAAGAGCCCACCTGTGTCTGCACTCAGAGTAG